From a single Cyclobacterium marinum DSM 745 genomic region:
- a CDS encoding glycosyltransferase family 117 protein, with product MLKYARVNNLAGWTAFFIAFITYLLTIEETASFWDPGEFIAVAYKLQVPHPPGAPFFLLIYRMFSFLALGDGLEIAYWMNVGSALLSAFTILFLFWTITLLGRKLLLKKSEEPNQEQIYTLIGAGFIGALAYTFTDSFWFSAVEAEVYAMSSFFTAIVIWAFLKWDIIKDPQEENKYMIFIAYLVGLSIGVHLLNLVTLPALALVVYFKKYKNHTLKGGIIAFLLGGVALVVINNFIIPGLPSIAGSLEIFFVNSLGLPFGSGIIFFSIVFLGGLIFAVIHSHKKEKVILNTILICFSFILIGYSSYALIVIRANAEPVINENDPKDIISFVSYLKREQYGYRPLMQGQYFTADIIDQVEGDPVYAKGEDKYEVVDYQLENIYDPEKTTILPRIYSTQERHKQIYRSKLGLREGQDPTFFDNIYFMFDHQLGHMYWRYFMWNFSGRESDFSNAPYLSIWNTITTEFPNYIKENKGHNNYFMLPLILGLIGMFFQAKHDPESFWLTLMLFLMMGVVLVLYLNSPPVEPRERDYIYVGSFYAFAIWIGFSVMAISNQLRKLKKGMVMAGVYAALITLPVPILMATENWNDHDRSDRYFSVDSARNFLASCAPNAILFTGGDNDTFPLWYVQEVEGFRTDVRVIVLSYFDTDWYVKQMARPVNESAALDFTLDFDNFKKGTNDVLYVTDRIESLPLVEYLKLLKNNSDLLKLTSSRSSSNINTVPSRILTLPVNTENVEKFGIVPQQFKDLQIPNINIRIKGNYVTKGNLMLLDLIATNNWERPIYFNNTSLATIGFDMSDHVVMEGLTYRLLPIQKPDNQDELINTDLAYKNVTEKFAFRGMDNPDNYFDDEFRRFTSNHRSVLNSIAIALLDEQDKERAEDIMRLSLEKLPGEAIPYDLASGQAVPVLFELGMDDEALDIIDQMSKRSVEMLDFYQETGRAMDREAQISMQMLNYFVPQLREQGYKEKADQIQQDYERIFGAAAGTPQIQRR from the coding sequence ATGCTAAAATATGCCAGGGTTAACAATCTTGCAGGTTGGACCGCCTTCTTTATTGCATTTATAACATATCTGCTCACCATCGAAGAGACTGCCAGTTTCTGGGATCCGGGAGAATTTATAGCGGTCGCCTATAAATTACAAGTTCCACATCCTCCAGGGGCACCTTTCTTTCTATTGATTTACCGTATGTTTAGCTTTTTAGCGCTCGGTGATGGGTTAGAAATTGCCTATTGGATGAACGTGGGGAGTGCGCTGCTTTCGGCATTCACAATTCTATTCCTTTTTTGGACCATCACTTTATTAGGGAGAAAACTATTGCTCAAAAAAAGTGAAGAGCCCAATCAAGAGCAAATTTACACTTTGATAGGAGCAGGATTTATTGGAGCATTGGCTTATACTTTTACCGATAGTTTTTGGTTTTCTGCTGTAGAGGCTGAAGTTTACGCCATGTCTTCCTTTTTTACTGCCATCGTAATTTGGGCATTCTTAAAGTGGGACATCATCAAAGATCCTCAGGAAGAAAACAAATACATGATTTTCATCGCTTACTTGGTGGGATTGTCAATTGGGGTACACCTTTTAAACCTGGTAACCCTTCCTGCTTTAGCACTTGTTGTCTATTTTAAAAAATATAAAAATCATACCCTTAAGGGAGGAATTATTGCCTTTTTATTAGGAGGGGTAGCGCTGGTTGTAATCAATAATTTTATTATTCCCGGCTTGCCTAGCATAGCTGGTTCTCTAGAAATTTTCTTCGTCAATAGTTTAGGGCTACCCTTTGGCTCAGGAATTATATTCTTTTCTATCGTCTTTTTAGGAGGGCTGATTTTTGCTGTGATACATTCTCACAAGAAAGAAAAAGTAATTTTAAATACAATTTTAATTTGCTTCTCCTTTATCCTGATTGGATATAGCTCTTATGCACTAATCGTAATTCGCGCCAATGCTGAACCAGTAATCAATGAAAATGACCCGAAGGACATTATCAGCTTTGTAAGCTATCTAAAAAGAGAACAATACGGCTACCGTCCCTTGATGCAAGGACAGTACTTCACTGCTGATATAATTGATCAGGTAGAGGGGGATCCTGTTTATGCCAAAGGTGAGGACAAATATGAAGTGGTAGATTACCAACTTGAAAACATTTATGATCCTGAAAAAACAACCATTCTTCCAAGAATATACTCTACCCAAGAACGTCATAAACAAATTTATAGATCCAAGCTTGGATTAAGAGAAGGCCAAGACCCAACTTTCTTTGACAATATCTATTTCATGTTTGACCACCAACTTGGTCACATGTATTGGAGGTATTTTATGTGGAATTTTAGTGGAAGAGAGAGTGATTTCAGTAATGCTCCGTATTTAAGTATATGGAATACCATCACCACAGAATTCCCAAATTATATAAAAGAAAACAAGGGACATAACAATTATTTTATGCTTCCTCTAATTTTGGGGCTTATAGGTATGTTTTTTCAAGCCAAGCATGATCCAGAATCTTTCTGGCTTACCTTGATGTTATTCCTGATGATGGGAGTAGTCTTGGTCCTCTACCTTAATTCACCACCTGTAGAACCAAGAGAAAGAGATTACATTTATGTAGGATCCTTTTATGCCTTTGCTATTTGGATTGGCTTTAGTGTAATGGCTATTAGCAATCAACTTAGGAAATTGAAAAAAGGTATGGTAATGGCAGGAGTTTATGCTGCACTGATTACACTACCGGTACCTATCTTAATGGCTACAGAAAACTGGAACGACCATGACAGATCCGACAGGTATTTCTCTGTAGATTCAGCTAGAAACTTTCTAGCTTCATGTGCCCCAAATGCTATATTATTTACTGGCGGAGACAATGACACCTTCCCGCTATGGTATGTGCAGGAGGTGGAAGGCTTCAGGACGGATGTGAGAGTGATTGTATTAAGTTACTTTGACACCGATTGGTATGTAAAACAAATGGCCCGACCTGTCAATGAGTCTGCCGCTTTGGATTTTACATTGGATTTTGACAACTTTAAAAAGGGTACCAATGATGTGCTTTACGTAACAGACAGAATCGAAAGTTTGCCTCTGGTGGAATACCTTAAGTTATTAAAAAACAACAGTGATTTACTTAAATTGACCAGTAGCAGATCAAGCAGTAATATCAATACTGTACCATCTAGAATTTTAACCCTACCCGTAAATACTGAAAATGTAGAGAAATTCGGAATAGTACCTCAGCAGTTTAAAGATTTACAAATTCCAAACATCAATATTAGGATTAAAGGAAATTATGTAACCAAAGGGAATTTGATGCTATTGGACCTTATCGCTACTAACAATTGGGAACGACCCATATATTTCAACAATACCTCTTTGGCAACCATAGGCTTTGACATGAGTGACCATGTGGTAATGGAAGGCCTTACTTACAGGTTACTCCCCATTCAAAAGCCGGACAACCAAGATGAATTAATCAATACCGATTTGGCTTATAAAAATGTCACTGAAAAATTCGCTTTTAGAGGAATGGACAATCCGGACAACTACTTTGATGACGAGTTCAGGAGATTCACCTCCAATCATCGAAGTGTACTTAATAGCATTGCCATAGCCTTATTGGATGAACAAGATAAAGAGAGAGCAGAAGACATTATGAGATTGAGCCTAGAGAAACTTCCCGGTGAGGCCATACCTTATGATTTAGCAAGCGGACAAGCCGTACCGGTCTTATTTGAATTAGGTATGGATGATGAAGCCTTAGACATCATTGACCAAATGTCTAAACGTTCTGTAGAGATGCTTGACTTTTACCAAGAAACAGGTAGAGCTATGGACAGAGAAGCCCAAATTTCTATGCAGATGTTGAATTACTTTGTGCCTCAATTACGAGAACAAGGCTATAAAGAAAAGGCAGATCAAATTCAGCAAGATTACGAACGCATCTTTGGAGCGGCAGCTGGAACTCCACAAATCCAAAGAAGGTGA
- the rlmB gene encoding 23S rRNA (guanosine(2251)-2'-O)-methyltransferase RlmB has product MEKRKDGFLINKSEDQKDFIFGIRSIMEALNADREIDKILVNKELKGDLLKELLALTKEKKLPVTKVPESKLNRITRKNHQGVIAYISSIAYASWENVVDSTYTKGEAPLILMLDRVTDVRNFGAIARTAEVAGVHGIIIPEKGSAQINSDAVKTSAGALNFLPVSRVRNLYYTLKDLKKSGLKVVGVTEKTDRMMYQADLTTPTVLVMGSEEDGVSDELMGLCDEFVKVPVHGQIESLNVSVATGIVIYEAIRQRKQ; this is encoded by the coding sequence ATGGAGAAACGGAAGGATGGTTTTTTAATCAACAAAAGCGAAGACCAAAAGGATTTTATCTTTGGCATCAGGTCCATCATGGAGGCTTTGAATGCGGACAGAGAAATTGATAAAATACTGGTAAACAAAGAACTAAAAGGTGATCTCTTAAAAGAATTACTTGCACTAACCAAAGAGAAAAAGCTTCCGGTAACTAAAGTTCCTGAAAGCAAACTCAACCGGATAACCAGAAAAAACCATCAGGGAGTCATTGCTTATATTTCATCCATAGCATATGCTTCATGGGAAAATGTAGTGGACAGTACCTACACCAAAGGAGAAGCACCTCTAATTTTGATGCTTGATAGGGTTACAGATGTCCGTAATTTTGGAGCCATCGCAAGAACAGCAGAGGTAGCAGGAGTCCATGGAATAATAATTCCGGAGAAGGGTAGTGCTCAAATTAACTCAGATGCGGTTAAAACATCTGCCGGGGCTTTAAATTTTCTACCGGTAAGTAGGGTTAGAAACCTCTATTACACCTTAAAAGATCTTAAAAAATCCGGACTGAAAGTCGTTGGTGTGACAGAGAAAACAGACCGAATGATGTACCAAGCAGACCTAACTACGCCTACAGTTTTGGTAATGGGGTCAGAAGAAGATGGGGTTTCAGATGAACTTATGGGATTGTGCGATGAATTTGTCAAAGTACCTGTTCACGGACAAATAGAAAGTCTAAATGTTTCTGTTGCCACTGGAATAGTAATTTACGAAGCCATCCGACAAAGAAAACAATAA
- a CDS encoding NUDIX domain-containing protein yields MKNPWTTISKKEVYDNPWIRVEEHQVITPTQKKGIYGKVSFKNLAVGILPLDENGYTWLVGQYRYTLDEYTWEIPMGGGAIGQTALESAKRELKEETGLQANEWTEILKIHTSNSVTDEVGYVFLAKELVQGETAFDDTEDIKVWHLPFQEAYDMVLDGQITDAISMAAIFKASVLLKK; encoded by the coding sequence ATGAAAAATCCGTGGACAACAATTTCAAAAAAAGAAGTGTATGACAATCCTTGGATTAGGGTTGAAGAACACCAAGTGATCACCCCTACCCAAAAGAAGGGGATTTATGGAAAGGTAAGTTTTAAAAATCTGGCCGTGGGGATTTTGCCTTTGGATGAAAATGGTTATACATGGCTAGTAGGCCAATACAGGTATACTTTGGATGAATATACTTGGGAAATACCAATGGGAGGAGGTGCTATTGGTCAAACTGCCTTGGAAAGTGCTAAGCGGGAGCTTAAAGAAGAAACCGGGTTGCAAGCGAATGAATGGACTGAAATACTGAAAATCCATACTTCAAATTCCGTTACGGATGAAGTGGGTTATGTCTTTTTGGCCAAGGAATTGGTTCAAGGAGAAACAGCTTTTGATGATACAGAAGACATCAAAGTGTGGCACTTGCCTTTTCAAGAGGCCTATGATATGGTATTAGACGGTCAAATCACAGACGCTATAAGCATGGCTGCAATTTTCAAAGCTTCTGTATTGTTAAAAAAATAA
- a CDS encoding oxidoreductase, with amino-acid sequence MKNRISKKLRIGIVGTGGIGRGLAKLIARREDMVISKILTRRAGEISDLGVSQNFLTSSPEKLFDCSDLVVVSTGDPIYSTEIIDKAFVYGLPVVTMDADTQVLTGSWLSKRGVITEANGDQPGCLAALNKEVIQMGFKPLVYGNIKGFLNKNPSLEDMLFWAQKQGYSLSSVTSFTDGTKLQIEQAFIANGLGLDIVKPGLVGYETSDFEAGAFALGEIAQKENAVISDYIISKESPPGVFITATHQEDLAEELTTYKMGKGPFYLLYKPMHLCFFEIPNSILNLVNHNEILLDNGDVPSVSVGTIAKKKLTSGSVIDKGIGGMEVRGEAIKIADFPNHVPIGLMSKVQLKRNIEEGEIITFDDIDIPDSLALKAWRSTLSEVVTKNRLGIKVSC; translated from the coding sequence ATGAAAAATAGGATCAGTAAAAAATTAAGAATTGGAATAGTAGGAACCGGAGGGATAGGTAGAGGATTGGCAAAACTTATTGCCAGGCGTGAGGATATGGTAATTTCCAAAATACTGACCAGAAGGGCTGGAGAGATTAGTGATTTGGGTGTAAGCCAAAATTTTTTAACTAGTTCACCCGAAAAATTATTTGACTGCTCTGATCTAGTGGTAGTAAGTACGGGAGATCCAATTTATTCAACAGAAATTATAGATAAGGCTTTTGTGTATGGACTTCCGGTGGTAACCATGGATGCAGATACTCAGGTTCTTACCGGATCATGGTTGTCCAAGAGAGGCGTGATTACAGAAGCCAATGGAGATCAGCCCGGTTGCTTGGCTGCACTCAATAAGGAAGTGATCCAAATGGGGTTTAAACCATTGGTTTATGGGAATATCAAAGGATTTTTAAACAAAAACCCTAGCTTAGAAGATATGCTGTTTTGGGCGCAGAAGCAAGGCTATAGTTTAAGTTCTGTAACCTCCTTTACAGATGGAACAAAACTTCAAATTGAACAAGCATTTATAGCCAACGGTCTAGGTTTAGATATTGTTAAACCGGGTTTAGTAGGGTATGAGACAAGTGATTTTGAAGCTGGGGCTTTTGCTTTGGGAGAAATCGCTCAAAAAGAAAATGCGGTTATTAGTGATTATATCATTTCTAAAGAATCTCCTCCAGGTGTATTCATCACTGCGACTCATCAAGAAGACCTGGCGGAAGAATTGACCACTTATAAAATGGGAAAAGGTCCTTTCTATTTGCTTTATAAGCCGATGCACTTATGCTTTTTTGAAATACCGAACAGTATTTTAAACCTGGTTAACCACAATGAGATTTTATTAGATAATGGTGATGTCCCATCTGTGAGCGTGGGAACTATAGCTAAGAAAAAATTGACTTCAGGTTCTGTAATTGACAAAGGGATAGGTGGTATGGAAGTTAGAGGGGAAGCTATAAAAATTGCTGATTTTCCCAATCACGTTCCTATTGGCCTGATGAGTAAGGTTCAATTGAAAAGAAATATTGAAGAAGGAGAAATAATTACATTTGATGATATAGATATACCTGATTCTTTGGCATTAAAAGCTTGGAGGAGTACACTTTCTGAGGTTGTTACAAAAAATCGTTTGGGTATAAAGGTAAGCTGTTAA
- a CDS encoding Lrp/AsnC family transcriptional regulator yields MDNSIKVKFDKIDRKILEILQGNAKITNAQLSKDIGLSPAPTLERVKKLEQSGIIKSYHAKLDPEKIGLGVSTFVLVGLIGHNKSNIDAFMKEINQIPEVIECHHITGTGDFILKIISKDINSYQKLMLEQVSEIKEVDSMQSMVILSTFKDSKVLPIPA; encoded by the coding sequence ATGGATAATAGCATAAAAGTGAAATTTGACAAAATCGACCGTAAAATTTTAGAAATTCTACAAGGCAATGCAAAAATAACAAATGCACAGCTTTCAAAAGATATAGGATTATCTCCGGCACCTACCTTAGAAAGGGTGAAAAAATTGGAGCAATCAGGAATAATTAAAAGTTACCATGCCAAATTAGATCCTGAAAAAATAGGTCTTGGCGTGAGTACTTTTGTCTTGGTAGGGTTGATTGGTCACAATAAATCTAATATTGATGCCTTTATGAAGGAAATCAATCAGATACCAGAAGTAATCGAATGCCACCATATCACTGGTACAGGAGATTTTATTTTGAAAATCATCTCTAAAGATATTAATTCTTATCAGAAGTTGATGTTGGAGCAAGTAAGTGAAATTAAGGAGGTAGATTCTATGCAGTCTATGGTTATCCTTTCTACTTTTAAAGACAGTAAAGTATTGCCTATCCCGGCTTAA
- a CDS encoding class I SAM-dependent methyltransferase yields the protein MATYTTEITSDKLISDNPIHQRLFKAYIVAKDYVSGNLLEIGCGEGRGVHALGPLVNHYHGLDKIGEILDRLKDKYPEFTFEQAIIPPLAGLKDNSFDTVVSFQVIEHIDDDKQYLEEIYRVLKPGGMALISTPNIRFSLSRNPWHIREYTPTQLQNLCQSIFDKVETKGIGGNAKVWDYYEANKVSVNKITRWDIFNLQYRLPAGLLKVPYEVLNRINRNKLHKHQGAAVEQLHHEDYLYVDNPEEALDLYYILHKK from the coding sequence ATGGCTACCTATACAACGGAAATTACTTCCGATAAGTTGATCAGTGACAATCCTATTCATCAACGTCTTTTTAAAGCATACATTGTTGCTAAAGATTACGTTTCCGGCAATTTGTTGGAGATTGGCTGTGGCGAAGGCAGAGGGGTACACGCCCTTGGCCCATTGGTAAATCATTACCACGGCTTGGACAAGATAGGAGAAATCTTGGATAGACTAAAGGATAAATACCCCGAATTTACTTTTGAGCAAGCAATTATTCCCCCTTTGGCCGGACTAAAGGATAATTCCTTTGATACAGTCGTAAGTTTTCAGGTTATTGAACATATAGATGATGACAAGCAATATTTGGAAGAAATTTATCGTGTGTTAAAACCGGGAGGCATGGCCTTAATTTCCACCCCCAATATTAGATTTTCATTGTCCAGAAATCCATGGCATATTAGAGAGTATACTCCTACTCAACTTCAAAATCTGTGTCAATCCATATTCGATAAAGTGGAGACAAAAGGGATTGGTGGCAATGCCAAAGTTTGGGATTATTACGAAGCCAATAAGGTTTCTGTTAATAAAATTACTCGTTGGGATATTTTTAATCTTCAATACAGGCTACCGGCAGGATTGCTTAAGGTCCCTTATGAAGTGCTAAATAGAATCAATAGGAATAAACTGCATAAGCATCAAGGAGCGGCTGTAGAACAACTGCATCATGAAGATTATTTGTATGTAGATAACCCAGAGGAAGCATTGGACTTGTACTATATTCTGCACAAAAAATAA
- a CDS encoding GWxTD domain-containing protein, translated as MKRNIGLLFILILLSLPSFAQNNLQSINQSLRYSRYSRISLKVIPIKTAERTFKLQMLVEKIEEEPNFDDYLFSYTIVHSFDQRIDDEQVIALDQDMLKKNTSGHFYFEETVEIPSTREQAYVIFRATDTRQEDEYVYHADLISPFVVDQPSFGAYFGNDIPFDQNFLNAEESLLFKSDQGVSLYRYFYPQDFPIPLPPMETKVPEIAKETEVINEGDFLLNVPVSFDKSGYYFIQKDTTTASGLLIKTAGKSFPKVSTWEEMIQMVAYISTRKEHEALLAAENKKLALDEYWIRMTRDEEAAKKLIKEYFRQVEFANILFTDFKEGWATDRGMVYIIMGPPQEVYFNLDKETWVYLSEDSNSKITFTFARVKNILTPQYYTLNRSRAYQPVWFKTITAWRNGRMVF; from the coding sequence ATGAAACGAAATATTGGGTTATTATTTATATTAATCCTCTTGTCCCTACCCTCTTTTGCTCAAAACAATCTGCAAAGTATTAACCAGAGTTTAAGGTATTCCAGGTATTCAAGAATTTCTTTGAAGGTAATACCCATAAAAACCGCAGAAAGAACTTTTAAATTACAAATGCTGGTGGAAAAAATTGAAGAGGAACCAAATTTTGACGATTATTTATTCTCTTACACGATTGTCCATAGTTTTGACCAGAGAATCGATGATGAGCAGGTCATTGCCTTGGATCAAGACATGTTAAAAAAGAATACCAGCGGCCACTTTTATTTTGAAGAAACTGTAGAAATCCCGAGTACAAGAGAACAGGCCTATGTAATTTTTAGAGCGACAGACACCAGACAAGAGGATGAATATGTTTATCATGCGGATTTAATTAGCCCTTTTGTGGTAGATCAACCTTCTTTTGGTGCCTACTTTGGGAATGATATTCCCTTTGATCAGAATTTTTTAAATGCAGAAGAATCTTTACTGTTCAAAAGTGACCAAGGAGTAAGCTTGTACAGGTACTTTTACCCACAAGATTTCCCAATACCGCTCCCTCCTATGGAAACTAAGGTTCCAGAAATAGCCAAAGAAACCGAAGTAATCAATGAAGGAGATTTCTTATTGAATGTACCTGTATCATTTGACAAATCAGGCTACTACTTCATTCAAAAGGACACTACTACAGCCAGTGGGTTACTGATCAAAACGGCGGGAAAATCTTTTCCAAAGGTCTCCACATGGGAAGAAATGATCCAAATGGTTGCTTATATTTCTACCAGAAAGGAACATGAGGCTTTATTGGCAGCAGAAAACAAAAAATTAGCTTTAGATGAATATTGGATCAGAATGACCCGAGACGAAGAGGCCGCTAAAAAATTAATCAAAGAATATTTTAGGCAAGTGGAATTTGCCAATATCTTATTTACTGATTTCAAAGAAGGTTGGGCAACTGACCGAGGTATGGTCTACATTATTATGGGCCCTCCCCAAGAAGTTTACTTTAATTTAGACAAAGAAACTTGGGTTTACTTGTCTGAGGATTCAAATTCAAAAATAACCTTTACCTTTGCACGTGTAAAGAATATATTAACCCCACAATATTATACATTGAACCGATCCAGAGCCTACCAGCCTGTATGGTTCAAAACTATCACAGCATGGAGAAACGGAAGGATGGTTTTTTAA
- a CDS encoding tetratricopeptide repeat protein — protein MNYTTIVLSLLFFLFGFIPKEVQAQMEPVTDINKKEEGYLLLDKGLQFRITDAINSMYNFDFEKAERGFNVLRYTYPEHPLPYFLMGLSQWWKIVIAIDNKSHDAAMLGYMDKAIEKAEVLIDTDPDNKEAAFFLAGAYGFQGRLYSERKNWTSATFASKNALKYLELSRGEEELSPELLLGDALYNYFSVWIRDNYPLLKPIMLLFPKGDQQLGLKQLEEVAKSSFYARIEAQYFLFRLYATEEKKPFKALEITKYLNSKYPNNPYFHRHFARQLYAVGRGREAKEVSLEILKRIDENWTGYEATSGRYAAFFIAQNYDRMRNYENSIHYYLRTIAFGDELGAQESGYYLFSALQLGKNYFRQGDKSKAKRYLDLVKEYSKRRHPANKEAREFLKKNKL, from the coding sequence ATGAATTATACAACTATTGTATTGTCCCTTTTGTTTTTCCTTTTTGGATTTATTCCTAAGGAAGTGCAGGCACAGATGGAGCCTGTGACGGATATCAACAAGAAAGAAGAAGGGTATCTTTTGCTTGATAAAGGTCTTCAGTTTAGAATTACAGATGCAATTAATAGCATGTATAATTTTGATTTTGAGAAGGCAGAAAGAGGTTTTAATGTTTTGCGCTATACCTATCCGGAGCACCCTCTTCCTTATTTTCTAATGGGGTTGAGCCAATGGTGGAAAATTGTCATAGCTATAGATAACAAGAGTCATGATGCAGCTATGTTGGGCTATATGGATAAAGCCATAGAGAAAGCTGAGGTTTTGATAGATACAGACCCGGATAATAAGGAAGCTGCTTTTTTTCTTGCCGGTGCTTATGGATTTCAAGGGAGGTTGTATAGCGAAAGAAAAAACTGGACAAGCGCCACCTTTGCTAGCAAAAATGCTTTGAAATACTTGGAACTTAGTAGAGGAGAAGAAGAACTCAGCCCGGAATTATTACTAGGAGACGCTTTGTACAATTATTTTTCCGTCTGGATCCGTGACAATTACCCCTTATTAAAGCCGATCATGCTTCTTTTTCCAAAGGGAGATCAGCAGCTGGGGTTAAAGCAGTTAGAAGAAGTGGCTAAAAGCTCATTTTATGCGAGGATAGAGGCGCAATATTTTTTGTTTAGACTTTATGCAACAGAAGAGAAAAAGCCTTTCAAAGCATTAGAAATTACAAAGTACTTAAATAGTAAATATCCCAACAACCCCTATTTTCATCGACATTTTGCAAGGCAATTGTATGCCGTAGGAAGAGGGCGAGAGGCCAAGGAAGTTTCTTTGGAAATCTTAAAGCGGATTGATGAAAATTGGACAGGATATGAGGCTACCAGTGGGAGGTATGCCGCATTTTTTATTGCCCAGAATTATGACCGGATGAGGAACTATGAAAATTCCATTCACTATTACTTAAGAACTATAGCTTTTGGTGATGAGTTAGGGGCTCAGGAAAGCGGATATTATTTGTTTTCAGCCCTTCAATTGGGAAAAAATTACTTTAGGCAAGGGGATAAAAGTAAAGCCAAACGTTATTTAGATTTGGTAAAAGAATATTCTAAGAGACGACATCCTGCAAATAAAGAAGCTAGAGAATTTTTGAAAAAGAATAAACTTTGA
- the rmuC gene encoding DNA recombination protein RmuC, with translation MALELVALLVLIAGIIALLASLLIQAHKKRDQLKEDLGDLSLEKERLNEKHQFLLGKYGEVQRELEEISLLYKSLEKENYHLALDKGKLDSEVQYMHEKLIFQKQEIEKMRGQFQQEFELLANKILEEKSKKFTSQNQENIESFLQPLGKELNALKKQVQEAYAMESRERFSLERKVKELAELNQQISQEAKNLTNALKGNSKIRGNWGEAILETILQNSGLEKDRHYSIQGFLKDENGQALLGPDGKKMQPDVIIHYPDDKKVIIDSKISLIAYEKYSSSLEDADQKSALEFHLKAIKTHIDQLSSKQYEAYAKALDFVIMFIPLEAAYIVALQADPQLWEYAYKKRVLLISSSNLIAALKMIKDLWIRDDQSKNALEIAERGGKVYDKLATFLHSLEDIGKHLERSQESYSTAVKQLKTGKGNLISQAEKLRELGVNARNKISGNQ, from the coding sequence ATGGCATTAGAACTGGTTGCGCTTTTGGTATTGATAGCCGGCATAATAGCTTTGTTGGCTTCATTACTGATTCAAGCCCACAAAAAGCGCGACCAATTGAAGGAAGATCTTGGAGATCTTAGTCTGGAAAAGGAAAGACTCAACGAAAAGCACCAATTTCTTTTGGGAAAATATGGTGAAGTTCAAAGGGAGCTAGAGGAAATATCTTTGCTTTACAAATCCTTAGAAAAAGAGAATTACCATCTTGCTTTAGATAAAGGAAAACTAGATAGTGAGGTTCAATATATGCATGAGAAATTAATTTTTCAAAAGCAGGAAATCGAAAAAATGCGTGGTCAATTTCAACAAGAATTTGAATTATTGGCTAACAAAATTCTAGAAGAAAAATCTAAAAAATTCACCAGTCAAAATCAAGAAAATATAGAAAGCTTTCTCCAGCCCCTAGGGAAAGAATTGAACGCATTAAAAAAGCAAGTGCAGGAGGCTTATGCCATGGAGTCAAGAGAAAGGTTCTCTTTGGAAAGAAAAGTAAAGGAGCTTGCTGAACTGAACCAACAAATTAGTCAAGAAGCCAAAAACTTAACCAATGCCTTGAAGGGTAATTCAAAGATTCGAGGGAATTGGGGAGAGGCGATTTTGGAAACCATATTACAAAATTCCGGCTTAGAAAAAGATAGACACTACAGTATTCAAGGCTTTTTAAAGGACGAAAATGGACAAGCCCTCCTTGGACCGGATGGTAAAAAAATGCAACCGGATGTTATCATTCATTATCCGGATGACAAGAAAGTTATCATCGACAGTAAAATATCATTAATTGCCTATGAGAAATACAGCAGTTCCCTGGAAGATGCAGATCAAAAATCTGCTTTAGAATTTCACTTAAAAGCCATTAAAACCCATATCGACCAGTTGTCTTCCAAGCAGTACGAAGCCTACGCCAAGGCGCTGGATTTTGTGATCATGTTTATCCCACTAGAAGCGGCTTATATCGTGGCCCTACAGGCTGACCCTCAACTTTGGGAATACGCCTATAAAAAAAGGGTGCTATTGATCAGTAGCAGCAACTTGATTGCTGCCTTAAAGATGATCAAAGATTTATGGATAAGGGATGATCAATCCAAAAATGCATTAGAAATTGCCGAAAGAGGAGGCAAAGTTTATGACAAGCTTGCCACTTTTTTACACAGTCTGGAAGACATTGGAAAACACTTAGAAAGGTCTCAAGAAAGTTATTCTACCGCTGTCAAGCAACTCAAAACCGGCAAAGGTAATTTAATTTCACAAGCAGAAAAGCTCAGAGAATTAGGTGTCAATGCTCGAAATAAAATTTCAGGAAATCAATAG